From a region of the Enterobacter sp. JBIWA008 genome:
- a CDS encoding alpha/beta hydrolase, which yields MRALSVVTAGLLALSASTFAQSKTSVVLVHGAFADGSSWNKVITLLQKQHAEVIAVQLPLTSLKDDVAATKRAIARAQGDVVLVGHSWGGTVISEAGNDARVKSLVYVAAFAPDSGQSTADLAGSYPAPPGSAGIAKTADGYLYLPTGAVRRDFAPDVKPAIQNTFASTQGPIKAEAFGEKIAHAAWHDKPSWYVVSKNDRMINPDLERAMAKTIHAKTAEVAASHVSMVSQPVAVARTIEQAIDAK from the coding sequence ATGAGAGCACTGTCTGTAGTGACCGCTGGCCTGCTGGCGCTTTCCGCCAGCACCTTTGCGCAGAGTAAAACCAGCGTCGTGCTGGTGCACGGCGCGTTTGCCGACGGCAGCAGCTGGAATAAGGTGATTACCCTTTTGCAGAAACAACACGCAGAGGTCATTGCCGTCCAGCTCCCGCTTACGTCGCTCAAAGATGACGTTGCGGCCACAAAGCGGGCCATCGCCCGTGCGCAGGGTGACGTGGTGCTGGTGGGCCACTCCTGGGGTGGCACCGTGATTAGCGAGGCGGGAAACGATGCGCGGGTAAAATCGCTGGTGTATGTGGCGGCGTTCGCGCCGGACTCCGGCCAGTCGACGGCGGACCTGGCAGGAAGCTACCCTGCCCCGCCGGGCAGCGCGGGCATTGCCAAAACGGCGGACGGCTATTTATACCTGCCAACAGGAGCCGTCAGAAGGGACTTCGCGCCTGACGTGAAGCCAGCCATCCAGAATACGTTTGCATCCACGCAGGGGCCGATTAAGGCCGAGGCGTTTGGTGAAAAGATCGCCCACGCGGCGTGGCATGACAAACCGAGCTGGTATGTGGTCAGCAAGAATGACCGAATGATCAACCCCGACCTTGAACGGGCGATGGCGAAGACTATCCACGCAAAAACCGCCGAGGTGGCGGCAAGCCACGTGTCGATGGTGAGCCAGCCGGTTGCCGTCGCCCGGACGATTGAGCAGGCGATTGACGCAAAGTAA
- a CDS encoding MFS transporter, which yields METPALPRRLALTAGCNQLINWGISFYMPGTFALAISADRGWSSPQIYLGLTLAMLVMAALSPFVARLLARFGGQTVVMSGTLLIAASCAGMAYTQTLFGWYCAWLVSGVGMRLSLYDALFAALVNLYGQQARRTISRVTLAGGLASAVFWPLGDALLQVMSWQEALRVYALFGLLSAGLIRTLPRQRLTVTTKVTAPPLENERRNGWLYAAFIALITFVSNGTSTHLPEFIAHFGLPVAIGMLWGIGQTGARSLEVLAGARLTPFKLTLFTALAMPLCFLLGMSSALFAWCAAGFVLGYGAINGLVTIVKATLPLELFSTESYARRTGMLLIPGQLMAAASPFAYAWLNKTLGIAGAMWVSTGLTLVIAGLAIAIVRRPRRQTVSHCIQSATLTNGYKTPPPANIPDT from the coding sequence ATGGAAACACCTGCCCTGCCACGCCGCCTCGCCCTCACGGCCGGGTGTAATCAACTCATCAACTGGGGGATCTCGTTTTATATGCCCGGCACCTTTGCGCTGGCCATTTCAGCCGACCGCGGATGGTCGTCACCGCAGATTTACCTCGGCCTGACGCTGGCGATGCTGGTGATGGCGGCGCTATCCCCTTTTGTCGCCCGCCTGCTGGCACGCTTTGGCGGTCAGACGGTGGTGATGAGCGGAACGTTGCTGATCGCCGCAAGCTGCGCAGGCATGGCGTATACCCAGACGCTTTTTGGCTGGTACTGTGCCTGGCTGGTCAGCGGCGTAGGGATGCGCCTGTCGCTGTACGACGCGCTGTTCGCCGCGCTGGTGAACCTCTACGGGCAGCAGGCGCGAAGAACAATCTCGCGCGTCACGCTGGCGGGCGGGCTGGCATCCGCCGTCTTCTGGCCGCTGGGCGATGCCCTGCTTCAGGTTATGAGCTGGCAGGAGGCGCTGCGCGTCTATGCTCTCTTCGGCCTGCTGAGTGCGGGCCTGATAAGAACGCTTCCCCGGCAGCGGCTGACGGTAACGACAAAGGTCACCGCGCCGCCTCTGGAAAACGAGCGGCGTAACGGCTGGCTTTATGCCGCCTTCATTGCCCTCATCACCTTTGTCTCGAACGGCACGTCCACCCATCTGCCGGAGTTTATTGCCCACTTCGGCCTGCCTGTCGCCATCGGCATGCTGTGGGGGATCGGCCAGACGGGTGCTCGCTCGCTGGAAGTGCTGGCGGGCGCCCGCTTAACCCCATTCAAACTCACGCTTTTTACCGCCCTCGCCATGCCGCTCTGCTTTCTTCTGGGGATGAGCAGCGCCCTGTTTGCGTGGTGTGCGGCCGGGTTTGTGCTGGGCTATGGCGCCATCAACGGGCTGGTCACCATTGTGAAAGCCACGCTGCCGCTGGAACTGTTTAGCACCGAAAGCTATGCCCGCCGCACGGGCATGCTGCTTATCCCCGGCCAGCTGATGGCGGCAGCCTCGCCGTTTGCCTACGCGTGGCTGAACAAAACGCTGGGGATCGCCGGCGCAATGTGGGTGTCGACGGGTCTGACGCTGGTGATCGCCGGGCTGGCGATAGCGATTGTGCGCCGTCCACGCAGGCAAACTGTATCGCACTGTATCCAGAGCGCCACGCTGACAAACGGGTACAAAACGCCGCCTCCGGCAAATATCCCCGATACATAA
- a CDS encoding DUF6130 family protein, with protein sequence MILRYALIPLLVLASVAYVRATPLDNLSAADVNGPAAVAPLAQPQPPAKLIVDPPLAGPLSKGAVFIQYRAENLRIEPVFGPEALKVTPRIGHIHVVVDNAPWHWADASGEPVILVGLPAGKHKVTIILADPTHRPLDHKTVEFTVPPHAAVHHF encoded by the coding sequence ATGATCCTTCGTTATGCACTTATCCCCTTGCTTGTCCTGGCATCCGTAGCATATGTCCGGGCCACACCGCTGGACAATCTGAGCGCCGCGGACGTTAACGGCCCCGCCGCCGTTGCGCCGCTGGCACAGCCGCAGCCGCCTGCAAAGCTGATAGTCGACCCGCCGCTGGCCGGGCCGTTGAGCAAAGGCGCGGTGTTTATCCAGTACCGTGCCGAAAACCTTCGCATCGAGCCGGTATTCGGCCCCGAAGCGCTAAAGGTTACCCCGCGCATCGGGCACATTCACGTGGTGGTGGATAACGCGCCCTGGCACTGGGCTGACGCCAGCGGAGAGCCGGTGATCCTTGTGGGGCTGCCCGCCGGTAAACACAAGGTGACCATTATTCTGGCTGACCCGACGCATAGGCCGCTCGACCACAAAACCGTTGAATTCACCGTCCCGCCCCATGCGGCGGTCCATCACTTTTAA
- a CDS encoding EAL domain-containing protein, which produces MNILAFLKKNENRWWALPLILPVVLLPAMSIANTFTQLGDGIAALYYLPLSFLLSLIMFFGLEALPGIVLSLFIRYYPSVGMFETVAVVLHFVVPLVLSWGGYRVFAPRRNMTAYGDIRLMAQRIFWQVFCPATLFLVLFQFAVYLGVYESRQSLAGVTPLNIRTLINYQTLLVSGLTGVPLSYLLIRLIRHPRYLKSLISQIRSQIDKKVTVIEFLMWAIALGGLLSLLLLPMNENSSIFTTNYTLSLLMPVMLWGAMRFGYKLISLIWTPILLVTIHYFYRYIPVNPGYDIQLAITSSSYLVFSFVVIYMSMLATRQRAVNKRSRRLALLDPVVHMPNLRALSRDLAKNPWSALCLLRIPELEILGRNYGVFLRIQYKQQLAQWVNGTLQPNELVYQLTGYDMAVRLNAESHQQRIETLDEHIKQFRFVWDGMPLQPQVGVSYCYVRSPVNHLYLVLGELGVVADLSLSSNHPENLQQRGAVHLQRSLKDKVAMMSRLQKALDNDEFTLLVQPVRGLRGDCYHEVLLRIPDVNGLLISPDQFLPVAQEFGLSSRVDLWVLEHTLRFLAAHRERLPGQRFAINLAPPTVCRVQFPLEVSRLLAKYAIEPWQLIFEVTECSTFCNAEQALHILRQLQKMGVRIAIDDFGTGYASYARLKSVDADILKIDGSFIRNIVNNSLDYQIVASICHLARMKKMLVVAEYVETEEIRSAVHALGIDYVQGYLIGRPAPLESLPEAEASSADA; this is translated from the coding sequence ATGAACATTCTCGCTTTCCTGAAAAAAAATGAAAACCGCTGGTGGGCATTGCCGCTTATTTTACCGGTGGTTTTGCTTCCCGCGATGAGCATTGCGAATACGTTCACGCAGCTGGGCGACGGCATTGCGGCACTCTATTATTTACCCCTCTCATTTTTGCTTTCGCTGATAATGTTCTTTGGGCTGGAAGCGCTGCCCGGGATCGTATTGTCGCTGTTTATCCGCTATTACCCCTCGGTCGGCATGTTCGAAACGGTCGCCGTCGTGCTCCATTTTGTCGTCCCTTTAGTGCTCAGCTGGGGCGGCTACCGGGTGTTTGCGCCCAGACGAAATATGACCGCGTACGGCGACATCCGGCTGATGGCGCAGCGGATCTTCTGGCAGGTCTTCTGCCCCGCGACGCTGTTTCTGGTGCTGTTTCAGTTTGCGGTGTATTTGGGCGTGTATGAAAGCCGGCAGAGCCTTGCGGGAGTAACCCCCCTTAATATTCGCACGCTCATCAACTATCAGACGCTGCTGGTCAGCGGGCTGACGGGCGTGCCGCTGAGCTATCTGCTGATCCGCCTGATTCGTCATCCGCGCTATCTCAAAAGCCTTATCTCGCAGATCCGTTCCCAGATAGACAAAAAGGTGACGGTCATTGAGTTTCTGATGTGGGCTATCGCGCTTGGCGGTCTGCTATCACTGCTGCTGCTCCCGATGAATGAAAACAGCTCCATTTTCACCACAAACTACACCCTGTCGCTGCTGATGCCGGTGATGCTCTGGGGCGCGATGCGTTTTGGCTATAAGCTGATTTCGCTTATCTGGACGCCGATACTGCTGGTGACTATTCACTATTTCTACCGCTATATCCCGGTGAACCCGGGGTATGACATTCAGCTGGCGATCACCTCTTCCAGTTACCTGGTCTTCTCGTTCGTGGTGATTTATATGTCGATGCTGGCGACCCGGCAGCGCGCGGTGAACAAACGCTCCCGCAGGCTGGCGCTGCTCGACCCGGTTGTCCATATGCCTAACCTGCGGGCGCTGTCGCGAGATCTGGCGAAAAACCCGTGGTCGGCGCTCTGCCTGCTGCGCATTCCTGAACTGGAAATTCTGGGCCGAAATTACGGCGTGTTTCTGCGCATTCAGTACAAACAGCAGCTGGCGCAGTGGGTGAACGGCACGCTCCAGCCCAATGAGCTGGTGTATCAACTGACCGGGTACGACATGGCGGTTCGGCTCAACGCGGAATCGCACCAGCAGCGGATTGAAACCCTGGACGAGCATATCAAACAGTTCCGCTTTGTCTGGGACGGTATGCCGCTACAGCCGCAGGTGGGCGTGAGTTATTGCTATGTCCGCTCCCCGGTTAACCATCTTTATCTGGTGCTGGGTGAACTGGGCGTGGTTGCCGACCTGTCGCTCTCCTCCAATCATCCGGAAAATCTTCAGCAGCGTGGGGCAGTCCATTTGCAGCGCAGCCTGAAGGATAAAGTTGCGATGATGAGCCGCCTGCAAAAGGCACTCGATAACGACGAATTCACCCTGCTGGTTCAACCCGTTCGCGGCCTGCGTGGCGATTGCTATCATGAGGTCCTGCTCCGGATACCGGATGTCAACGGGCTATTGATCTCCCCCGACCAATTCCTGCCCGTCGCGCAGGAGTTTGGCCTCTCCTCGCGGGTGGATTTGTGGGTGCTGGAGCATACCCTGCGCTTCCTGGCCGCGCATCGCGAAAGGCTGCCCGGCCAGCGCTTTGCCATTAATCTGGCACCGCCGACCGTGTGTCGGGTGCAGTTTCCGCTTGAGGTGAGTCGCCTGCTGGCGAAATACGCCATTGAGCCATGGCAGCTGATCTTTGAAGTGACGGAGTGCAGCACCTTTTGCAATGCGGAGCAGGCGCTACATATTCTCCGTCAGCTGCAGAAAATGGGGGTACGTATTGCGATTGATGATTTTGGCACCGGCTATGCGAGCTATGCGCGGCTGAAAAGCGTGGATGCGGATATTCTCAAGATCGACGGCAGCTTTATTCGCAACATCGTCAACAACAGCCTGGATTATCAGATTGTGGCGTCTATCTGCCATCTGGCACGCATGAAAAAGATGCTGGTGGTGGCTGAGTATGTCGAAACCGAAGAGATACGTAGCGCGGTTCACGCGCTAGGCATCGATTATGTGCAGGGTTATCTGATTGGCAGACCTGCACCGCTTGAGTCACTGCCGGAAGCAGAGGCGTCCTCCGCGGACGCCTGA
- a CDS encoding YfgG family protein — MSQVTRMRKRHRFNTRMTRIILLISFLFFFGRFVYSSIGAWYHHQDKTQSQQSSLTVDTADR; from the coding sequence GTGAGTCAGGTCACGCGTATGCGCAAACGACATCGATTTAACACCCGAATGACCCGCATCATACTGCTCATCAGCTTCCTGTTTTTCTTTGGCCGCTTCGTTTACTCATCAATTGGCGCCTGGTACCACCATCAGGATAAAACCCAGTCGCAGCAATCCAGCCTGACCGTCGACACCGCCGATCGCTAG
- a CDS encoding LysR family transcriptional regulator, whose amino-acid sequence MTTLNLGYLATFRLAIQRGSFSAAADLLGISQPAVSLQIRQLEQFLQARLVERTGRGIRATAAGEALLAHGERIQQVVDDAIRSVNAFSHDVSGTVTLGTGATACIHFLPPLLEQLRRDYPLLKVGVTTGNTLDIVRAIEENRLDMGLVTLPVSGKALDVMPVMDEEFVFIASRELQDVFRAFTPEALHAQPLIAFESGSGTRALIDGWFAANGLAIAPVMQLGSIEAIKRMVRAGLGYSIVPRMAVEQEVDREGLCVMSLMPMLQRQLAVVMRQDKILSKGIAGIIRMIQTPPAA is encoded by the coding sequence ATGACGACGCTTAATCTGGGCTATCTCGCCACCTTCCGTCTGGCGATCCAGCGCGGTAGCTTTTCAGCGGCAGCGGATCTGCTGGGTATCTCCCAGCCCGCCGTCAGCCTGCAAATACGCCAGCTGGAGCAGTTTCTGCAAGCGCGGCTGGTGGAGCGTACCGGACGGGGGATTAGGGCGACGGCTGCCGGAGAGGCATTGCTGGCGCATGGGGAGCGTATTCAGCAGGTGGTGGATGACGCTATCCGGTCCGTGAATGCGTTTAGCCACGACGTGAGCGGTACCGTTACGCTTGGCACGGGGGCAACGGCCTGCATCCATTTTCTGCCGCCGCTGCTGGAGCAGCTACGCCGCGACTATCCGCTCCTGAAAGTGGGGGTGACGACGGGCAACACCCTCGATATCGTCAGGGCCATCGAAGAGAACCGTCTCGATATGGGGCTGGTCACGCTGCCGGTGAGTGGCAAGGCGCTGGACGTCATGCCGGTGATGGATGAAGAGTTTGTCTTTATCGCCTCGCGGGAGCTACAGGATGTTTTCAGGGCGTTCACCCCGGAGGCGCTGCACGCTCAGCCGCTGATTGCCTTTGAATCAGGTAGCGGTACCCGGGCGCTGATCGATGGCTGGTTTGCGGCTAATGGATTAGCGATCGCACCGGTGATGCAGCTTGGCAGCATCGAGGCGATCAAACGTATGGTTCGCGCGGGGCTGGGCTACAGCATCGTGCCGCGAATGGCGGTAGAACAGGAAGTCGATCGAGAAGGGCTATGCGTGATGTCGCTGATGCCCATGCTGCAGCGGCAGCTGGCGGTGGTGATGCGACAGGATAAAATCCTCAGCAAAGGGATAGCAGGCATTATTCGGATGATACAAACCCCTCCGGCGGCCTAG
- the iolB gene encoding 5-deoxy-glucuronate isomerase has protein sequence MSRLLSRWQQPNAEGRTQSVTPESAGWGYVGFEAYELLEGQTLALPAVSEERCLVLVAGRASISTSSAQFNDIGERMSPFERIKPWAVYVTPQEAVQVKALTKLELAVCAAPGKGTYPTRLIAPQDIDAEARGKGRNQRFVHNILPEDKPADSLLVVEVWTNEGCTSSYPSHKHDTDNPPQETYLEETYYHRLNPEQGFCMQRVYTDDRALDECMAVYNRDVVMVPKGYHPVATMAGYDSYYLNVMAGPVRKWMFTWEEDHAWINRDYPEDGGR, from the coding sequence ATGTCACGTCTGTTATCACGCTGGCAACAGCCGAACGCGGAGGGGCGGACCCAGTCCGTCACGCCGGAAAGCGCAGGGTGGGGGTACGTTGGGTTTGAGGCATATGAGCTGCTGGAGGGGCAGACCCTGGCGCTGCCCGCCGTCAGCGAAGAGCGCTGTCTGGTGCTGGTGGCCGGACGCGCCTCCATCAGCACGTCCTCCGCGCAGTTTAACGATATTGGCGAACGGATGAGCCCGTTCGAGCGCATCAAGCCGTGGGCGGTTTACGTTACCCCGCAGGAGGCGGTGCAGGTGAAGGCGCTGACGAAGCTGGAGCTGGCGGTCTGCGCCGCCCCCGGCAAAGGCACGTACCCGACGCGGCTGATAGCTCCGCAGGATATCGACGCTGAGGCGCGCGGCAAGGGGCGCAACCAGCGCTTCGTGCACAACATTCTGCCGGAAGACAAGCCCGCCGACAGCCTGCTGGTGGTGGAGGTCTGGACCAACGAGGGCTGCACCAGCTCGTACCCGAGCCATAAGCACGACACTGATAACCCGCCGCAGGAGACGTACCTGGAGGAGACCTACTACCATCGCCTCAACCCGGAGCAGGGGTTCTGCATGCAGCGCGTTTACACCGACGACAGAGCGCTGGATGAGTGCATGGCGGTCTACAACCGCGACGTGGTCATGGTGCCGAAGGGCTACCATCCGGTGGCGACGATGGCCGGGTATGACAGCTATTACCTCAACGTCATGGCGGGGCCGGTGCGCAAATGGATGTTCACCTGGGAGGAGGACCACGCGTGGATTAATCGGGATTATCCCGAGGATGGCGGGCGCTGA